The Enterobacter kobei genome has a segment encoding these proteins:
- the carB gene encoding carbamoyl-phosphate synthase large subunit, with the protein MPKRTDIKSILILGAGPIVIGQACEFDYSGAQACKALREEGYRVILVNSNPATIMTDPEMADATYIEPIHWEVVRKIIEKERPDAVLPTMGGQTALNCALELERQGVLAEFGVTMIGATADAIDKAEDRRRFDVAMKKIGLDTARSGIAHNMEEALAVAAEVGYPCIIRPSFTMGGTGGGIAYNREEFEEICERGLDLSPTKELLIDESLIGWKEYEMEVVRDKNDNCIIVCSIENFDAMGIHTGDSITVAPAQTLTDKEYQIMRNASMAVLREIGVETGGSNVQFSVNPKTGRLIVIEMNPRVSRSSALASKATGFPIAKVAAKLAVGYTLDELMNDITGGRTPASFEPSIDYVVTKIPRFNFEKFAGANDRLTTQMKSVGEVMAIGRTQQESLQKALRGLEVGATGFDPKVSLEDPEALTKIRRELKDAGAERIWYIADAFRAGLSVDGVFNLTNIDRWFLVQIEELVRLEEKVAELGINGLDADFLRMLKRKGFADARLAKLAGVREAEIRKLRDQYDLHPVYKRVDTCAAEFSTDTAYMYSTYEDECEANPSVDRDKIMVLGGGPNRIGQGIEFDYCCVHASLALREDGYETIMVNCNPETVSTDYDTSDRLYFEPVTLEDVLEIVRIEKPKGVIVQYGGQTPLKLARALEAAGVPVIGTSPDAIDRAEDRERFQQAVDRLKLKQPANATVTAIEMAVEKAKEIGYPLVVRPSYVLGGRAMEIVYDEADLRRYFQTAVSVSNDAPVLLDRFLDDAVEVDVDAICDGEMVLIGGIMEHIEQAGVHSGDSACSLPAYTLSQEIQDVMRQQVQKLAFELQVRGLMNVQFAVKDNEVYLIEVNPRAARTVPFVSKATGIPLAKVAARVMAGQTLAQQGVTKEIIPPYYSVKEVVLPFNKFPGVDPLLGPEMRSTGEVMGVGRTFAEAFAKAQLGSSSTMRKSGRALLSVREGDKERVVDLAAKLLKQGFELDATHGTAIVLGEAGINPRLVNKVHEGRPHIQDRIKNGEYTYIINTTAGRQAIEDSKLIRRSALQYKVHYDTTLNGGFATAMALNADATEKVISVQEMHAQINK; encoded by the coding sequence ATGCCAAAACGTACAGACATAAAAAGCATCCTGATCCTTGGCGCTGGCCCGATTGTTATCGGCCAGGCCTGTGAATTTGACTACTCCGGTGCGCAGGCATGTAAAGCCCTGCGTGAAGAGGGTTACCGCGTTATCCTGGTCAACTCCAACCCGGCGACCATCATGACCGACCCGGAAATGGCGGATGCAACCTACATCGAGCCGATTCACTGGGAAGTGGTACGCAAAATCATTGAGAAAGAGCGTCCGGATGCTGTGCTGCCAACCATGGGTGGCCAGACGGCGCTAAACTGTGCGCTCGAGCTGGAGCGTCAGGGCGTGCTGGCCGAGTTCGGCGTGACCATGATTGGCGCGACCGCCGATGCGATTGATAAAGCAGAAGACCGTCGTCGCTTCGACGTGGCGATGAAGAAAATCGGCCTCGACACCGCGCGTTCCGGTATTGCGCACAATATGGAAGAGGCGCTGGCCGTTGCGGCTGAAGTGGGCTATCCGTGCATCATCCGTCCATCCTTCACCATGGGGGGGACCGGCGGCGGTATCGCCTACAACCGCGAAGAGTTCGAAGAGATTTGCGAACGCGGTCTGGATCTCTCGCCAACCAAAGAGCTGCTGATTGATGAATCGCTGATTGGCTGGAAAGAGTACGAGATGGAAGTGGTGCGTGATAAAAACGACAACTGCATCATCGTCTGCTCCATCGAAAACTTCGATGCGATGGGTATCCACACCGGCGACTCCATCACTGTTGCGCCAGCCCAGACGCTGACCGACAAAGAGTACCAAATCATGCGTAACGCCTCGATGGCGGTGCTGCGTGAAATCGGTGTGGAAACCGGCGGCTCAAACGTGCAGTTCTCGGTGAACCCGAAAACGGGGCGTCTGATTGTTATCGAAATGAACCCGCGCGTGTCCCGTTCCTCCGCGCTGGCCTCCAAAGCGACCGGCTTCCCGATTGCGAAAGTGGCGGCGAAACTGGCGGTGGGTTACACCCTCGATGAGCTGATGAACGATATCACCGGTGGCCGCACGCCAGCCTCCTTCGAACCGTCCATCGACTACGTTGTGACCAAAATTCCACGCTTCAACTTCGAGAAATTCGCCGGTGCGAACGACCGCCTGACCACCCAGATGAAATCTGTCGGTGAAGTGATGGCGATTGGCCGCACGCAGCAGGAATCCCTGCAGAAAGCGCTGCGCGGCCTGGAAGTGGGTGCAACCGGCTTTGACCCGAAAGTTAGCCTGGAAGACCCGGAAGCACTGACCAAAATTCGCCGCGAACTGAAAGATGCGGGTGCAGAGCGTATCTGGTACATCGCCGATGCCTTCCGTGCTGGCCTGTCAGTAGACGGCGTATTCAACCTGACCAACATTGACCGCTGGTTCCTGGTGCAGATTGAAGAGCTGGTGCGTCTGGAAGAGAAAGTGGCAGAGCTGGGCATCAACGGCCTGGACGCAGACTTCCTGCGTATGCTGAAGCGTAAAGGTTTCGCCGATGCGCGTCTGGCCAAGCTGGCGGGCGTACGTGAAGCGGAAATCCGCAAGCTGCGTGACCAGTATGACCTGCACCCGGTTTACAAGCGCGTGGACACCTGTGCGGCGGAGTTCTCCACCGACACCGCGTACATGTACTCCACCTATGAAGACGAGTGTGAAGCGAACCCGTCCGTCGACCGCGACAAGATTATGGTGCTGGGCGGCGGTCCAAACCGTATCGGCCAGGGCATTGAGTTTGACTACTGCTGCGTACACGCCTCGCTGGCGCTGCGCGAAGACGGTTACGAGACCATCATGGTCAACTGTAACCCGGAAACGGTCTCAACCGACTACGACACCTCCGACCGCCTCTACTTCGAGCCGGTTACTCTGGAAGACGTGCTGGAAATCGTGCGCATTGAGAAGCCAAAAGGCGTTATCGTGCAGTACGGTGGCCAGACTCCGCTGAAGCTGGCCCGTGCGCTGGAAGCCGCAGGCGTACCGGTTATCGGTACCAGCCCGGATGCGATTGACCGTGCGGAAGACCGCGAGCGTTTCCAGCAGGCGGTTGACCGTCTGAAGCTGAAACAGCCAGCCAACGCCACCGTCACCGCCATTGAGATGGCCGTTGAGAAGGCGAAAGAGATTGGCTATCCGCTGGTGGTGCGTCCTTCTTACGTCCTGGGCGGTCGCGCGATGGAAATCGTGTATGACGAAGCTGACCTGCGTCGCTACTTCCAGACGGCGGTGAGCGTTTCTAACGATGCGCCAGTGCTGCTCGACCGCTTCCTCGACGACGCGGTAGAGGTGGACGTTGACGCCATCTGCGACGGCGAAATGGTGTTGATTGGCGGCATCATGGAGCATATCGAGCAGGCGGGCGTGCACTCAGGTGACTCAGCCTGTTCTCTGCCAGCCTACACCCTGAGCCAGGAAATTCAGGATGTGATGCGTCAGCAGGTGCAGAAGCTGGCCTTCGAGCTGCAGGTTCGCGGCCTGATGAACGTCCAGTTCGCGGTGAAAGACAACGAAGTCTACCTGATTGAAGTGAACCCGCGTGCGGCACGTACCGTCCCGTTCGTCTCCAAAGCCACCGGTATTCCGCTGGCGAAAGTGGCGGCGCGCGTGATGGCGGGCCAGACGCTGGCGCAGCAGGGCGTGACCAAAGAGATCATTCCGCCGTACTACTCGGTGAAAGAAGTGGTGCTGCCGTTCAACAAATTCCCGGGCGTTGACCCACTGTTAGGGCCAGAAATGCGCTCTACCGGGGAAGTGATGGGCGTGGGCCGCACCTTCGCTGAAGCGTTCGCGAAAGCGCAGCTCGGCAGTAGCTCCACCATGAGAAAATCAGGTCGTGCGCTGCTCTCCGTTCGCGAAGGCGATAAAGAGCGTGTGGTTGACCTGGCGGCCAAGCTGCTGAAACAGGGCTTCGAGCTGGATGCAACTCACGGTACGGCGATTGTGCTGGGTGAAGCCGGTATCAACCCGCGCCTGGTGAACAAGGTGCATGAAGGTCGTCCGCACATTCAGGACCGTATCAAGAATGGCGAATACACCTACATCATCAACACCACCGCAGGTCGTCAGGCGATTGAAGACTCCAAGCTGATTCGCCGCAGCGCGCTGCAGTACAAAGTGCACTATGACACTACCCTGAACGGCGGTTTCGCAACAGCTATGGCGCTGAATGCGGATGCCACCGAGAAGGTGATTTCAGTGCAGGAAATGCACGCGCAGATTAACAAGTAA
- a CDS encoding YgdI/YgdR family lipoprotein — protein MQNKLLIASVLAATALFTVAGCSSNQAVKTTDGKTIVTDGKPQVDDDTGLVSYKNAETGQTEQINRDQVKSMGELDN, from the coding sequence ATGCAAAATAAATTACTGATCGCTTCCGTTCTGGCTGCCACTGCACTGTTTACCGTAGCAGGCTGTTCATCTAACCAGGCAGTCAAAACCACCGATGGCAAAACCATCGTGACTGACGGGAAACCGCAGGTAGATGATGACACCGGACTGGTGTCGTACAAAAACGCCGAAACCGGTCAAACGGAGCAGATTAACCGTGACCAGGTGAAATCCATGGGCGAGCTGGATAACTAA
- a CDS encoding autotransporter outer membrane beta-barrel domain-containing protein — protein sequence MRNKIFKLNKTTKTLGNIFPALLIFTPVVAFAGTISQSTSVPQDFSADAEYVINKDVTISSAGSESAVSVTGINVTSTTNKGNISGKGNGLDINTGAQRVIIHNESGATISSTTANAVNVQSMLGDLNNDGNITGTENGVFVSESSSAVNIANTDTGIIRGNTGLSSQIGVGINNSGKITGTNGDGISLSDGNTKIINTGTLEGTQYGINVTDTSKADITNSGAISGDTTAIMFASTKNNTLVLNTGSSLKGDVISTASKGNTLSLVGTGTEDSNFIGLKEGDGFASVKMDGEKWTLSGNIDIIGADDSLQVNSGDLVLSGAVANAGNTLVAKDASLQLGDGTKTATLSGGLTNNGTVIFNQGSSSTFATGITGSGNVEKADSNTLTLSGNNSYTGNTVLHNGTTLIASGATLGVKGSNATVTVENGAAFATAGEVNNNIDILTGGTLAAWNAVQGNTTLSVSGIDTVNGNVTNGGTLLLGAANNSVGNNFIINGDYTGSSGSQIVMNSSLGEDNAPTDHLTITGSSFGQSDVSVKNIGGLGAQTVNGMEIVSVGGSSEAQLTLAAPVVAGAYEYNLYQHGDGNWYLESKATPSDEPADDNDDGGNTDGDNTDNGGNTDNGDNTDNGGNTDNGGNTDTDGNTDNGGNSDNGGNTDNGGNSDNGGYSAPEVMAPEVGAYLGNYLAAQSMFLHKRDDRDQITFRNEDDLNTWMYVKGRYHENDAGGDKVSYDTTTTVLQVGSDFMSKPMDNGILRAGGMFGAGQAKTHSDAKHNVRDAQGKVDGFNVGVYATWQEDQTLRLGSYIDTWAAYSWYNNKVTSNRNDEDYDSEGFAASVEVGHAWVIPSENARTWKIEPQAQVIYSYLDQENHTDRDGVRVTTLDNDSIFGRLGVKSSYFEQKDVKAWQPYVAVNWLKGAGQNDLAFNDETVSNDTPEDRGQLELGVTGNLNETTTLSLRASGEWGENSYAAYGGHILLNHRW from the coding sequence ATGCGCAACAAAATATTCAAATTAAACAAGACCACAAAAACTCTGGGAAATATATTTCCTGCTTTACTTATATTCACACCGGTAGTGGCCTTCGCTGGAACTATTAGCCAGTCAACCTCAGTACCCCAGGATTTTTCCGCTGATGCAGAATACGTGATAAATAAAGATGTCACCATTTCCTCCGCAGGAAGCGAGAGTGCCGTATCGGTCACAGGCATCAATGTCACATCCACGACCAACAAAGGTAATATTTCCGGAAAAGGGAATGGATTAGATATTAATACCGGGGCTCAGCGAGTCATTATTCATAATGAAAGCGGTGCAACCATTTCCTCTACAACAGCCAATGCCGTAAATGTTCAGTCAATGCTTGGCGATCTAAACAATGATGGAAACATCACAGGCACAGAGAATGGCGTGTTCGTCAGTGAAAGCTCTTCAGCCGTCAATATCGCTAACACTGACACAGGCATAATCAGAGGAAACACAGGCCTGAGTTCTCAGATTGGTGTGGGAATAAATAATAGCGGAAAAATAACGGGTACAAACGGCGATGGTATCAGCCTGAGCGATGGTAATACCAAAATTATTAATACCGGCACCTTAGAGGGAACGCAGTACGGTATCAACGTCACGGACACGTCGAAAGCGGACATCACAAACAGTGGCGCGATTAGTGGCGATACGACAGCTATTATGTTTGCCAGCACGAAAAATAATACGCTGGTACTGAACACAGGATCGTCACTCAAAGGAGATGTCATCTCCACCGCGTCAAAAGGCAACACGCTTTCACTGGTTGGTACGGGCACAGAAGACAGCAATTTCATCGGACTGAAGGAAGGGGATGGCTTTGCGTCAGTAAAAATGGATGGTGAAAAGTGGACGCTGTCAGGCAATATAGACATTATCGGCGCAGATGACTCTTTACAGGTCAACAGCGGTGATTTAGTCCTGTCAGGTGCCGTCGCGAATGCCGGTAATACCCTCGTTGCAAAAGATGCCTCTCTCCAGCTTGGTGATGGCACGAAAACCGCCACGCTGAGCGGTGGCCTGACCAACAACGGCACCGTTATTTTTAATCAGGGCAGTTCTTCCACATTCGCCACCGGCATTACCGGTAGCGGTAATGTCGAAAAAGCAGATTCAAACACCCTGACGCTCTCCGGCAATAATAGCTACACGGGAAATACCGTTCTGCATAACGGTACGACGCTGATCGCCAGTGGTGCAACGCTCGGCGTGAAAGGCAGTAACGCCACCGTCACCGTTGAAAATGGTGCAGCGTTTGCCACGGCAGGTGAAGTGAATAACAACATTGATATCCTGACCGGCGGTACGCTGGCGGCATGGAATGCGGTTCAGGGTAACACGACCCTGAGCGTTTCAGGTATCGATACGGTTAACGGCAACGTTACCAACGGTGGCACGCTGTTACTCGGCGCGGCCAATAACAGTGTTGGCAACAATTTCATAATAAACGGCGACTACACGGGTTCTTCTGGTAGCCAGATCGTAATGAACAGCAGCCTCGGCGAAGATAACGCACCAACCGACCACCTCACCATTACGGGCAGCAGCTTCGGTCAGTCTGATGTCAGCGTTAAGAATATAGGCGGTCTGGGCGCTCAAACGGTAAATGGTATGGAAATTGTGAGCGTCGGTGGCAGTTCTGAAGCCCAACTGACGCTGGCAGCACCGGTTGTTGCCGGGGCGTATGAATACAATCTGTATCAGCACGGCGACGGCAACTGGTATCTGGAATCGAAGGCGACGCCATCAGATGAGCCGGCAGACGATAATGATGACGGCGGAAACACCGACGGTGACAATACCGATAACGGTGGTAATACCGATAACGGCGACAATACCGACAACGGTGGCAATACCGACAACGGTGGCAATACCGATACCGATGGCAACACGGATAACGGCGGTAATAGCGATAACGGTGGCAACACGGATAACGGCGGTAATAGCGATAACGGTGGCTACTCAGCCCCTGAAGTTATGGCCCCTGAAGTTGGCGCTTACTTAGGCAACTACCTTGCTGCCCAAAGCATGTTCCTGCACAAGCGTGACGACCGCGATCAAATCACCTTCCGCAATGAAGACGATCTGAACACCTGGATGTACGTTAAGGGTCGTTATCACGAGAACGACGCGGGTGGCGATAAAGTCAGCTACGACACCACCACGACCGTTCTGCAAGTCGGCAGCGATTTCATGAGCAAGCCAATGGACAATGGGATCCTGCGTGCCGGTGGCATGTTCGGTGCTGGCCAGGCGAAGACGCATTCGGATGCGAAGCACAACGTGCGTGATGCTCAAGGCAAGGTGGATGGTTTCAATGTTGGGGTGTATGCCACCTGGCAGGAAGATCAGACATTACGCCTGGGCAGCTACATTGATACCTGGGCCGCTTATAGCTGGTACAACAATAAAGTGACCAGCAACCGCAATGATGAAGACTACGACAGCGAAGGCTTCGCTGCGTCTGTCGAAGTCGGCCACGCGTGGGTTATCCCGTCAGAAAACGCGCGTACCTGGAAGATCGAGCCGCAGGCGCAGGTGATCTACAGCTATCTCGATCAGGAAAATCATACCGATCGCGACGGCGTGCGCGTAACGACTCTGGACAACGACAGCATCTTTGGTCGTCTGGGCGTTAAGTCCAGCTACTTCGAGCAGAAGGACGTGAAAGCCTGGCAGCCGTACGTTGCGGTGAACTGGCTGAAAGGGGCAGGCCAAAACGATCTGGCGTTTAATGATGAAACCGTGAGCAACGATACGCCGGAAGATCGTGGTCAGTTAGAACTGGGCGTCACCGGCAACCTGAACGAAACCACGACGCTTTCGCTGCGTGCCAGCGGCGAATGGGGTGAGAACAGCTATGCTGCCTATGGCGGCCATATCCTGCTGAACCACCGCTGGTAA
- the kefF gene encoding glutathione-regulated potassium-efflux system oxidoreductase KefF produces the protein MILIIYAHPYPQHSHANKRMLEQVRTLDNVEIRSLYQLYPDFNIDIAAEQDALSRADLIIWQHPMQWYSTPPLLKLWIDKVFSHGWAYGHNGNALKGKSLMWAVTTGGGESHFDIGSFPGFDVLAQPLQATALYCGLNWIPPFAMHCTFVCDDETLQAQARHYKQRLLEWQETHHG, from the coding sequence ATGATACTCATAATTTACGCGCACCCTTATCCGCAGCACTCGCATGCGAATAAGCGGATGCTTGAGCAGGTAAGGACGCTTGATAACGTAGAGATACGTTCCCTCTATCAACTTTATCCCGATTTTAATATCGATATCGCTGCTGAACAGGATGCGCTCTCCCGTGCCGATCTGATTATCTGGCAGCATCCAATGCAGTGGTACAGCACGCCTCCGCTCCTGAAACTCTGGATTGATAAAGTCTTCTCCCACGGTTGGGCGTATGGCCACAATGGCAATGCGCTAAAAGGGAAAAGCCTGATGTGGGCGGTGACCACTGGCGGAGGAGAAAGCCACTTTGATATTGGTTCTTTCCCGGGGTTTGACGTGCTGGCCCAGCCGCTACAGGCCACTGCACTCTATTGTGGTTTGAACTGGATCCCACCTTTTGCGATGCACTGCACGTTTGTCTGCGACGATGAAACGCTGCAGGCGCAGGCTCGCCATTACAAACAACGCTTACTTGAGTGGCAGGAGACGCACCATGGATAG
- the kefC gene encoding glutathione-regulated potassium-efflux system protein KefC, with protein sequence MDSHTLIQALIYLGAAALIVPVAVRLGLGSVLGYLIAGCVIGPWGFRLVTDAEAILHFAEIGVVLMLFVIGLELDPQRLWKLRASVFGGGALQMVACGLLLGGFCILLGMDWKVAELIGMTLALSSTAIAMQAMNERNLTVSQMGRSAFSVLLFQDIAAIPLVAMIPLLAASGSSTTLGAFALSALKVVGALALVVLLGRYVTRPLLRFVARSGLREVFSAVALFLVFGFGLLLEEAGLSMAMGAFLAGVLLASSEYRHALESDIEPFKGLLLGLFFIGVGMSVDFGTLVTHPLRIIILLVGFLVIKMAMLWLIAQPLNVPGKQRSWFAVLLGQGSEFAFVVFGAAQMANVLDPEWAKALTLAVALSMAATPVLLVVLTRLEKSGSDQEREADEIDEEQPRVIIAGFGRYGQIVGRLLLSSGVKMVILDHDPDHVDTLRKFDMKVFYGDATRVDLLESAGAAKAEVLINAIDDPETSIQMVELVKEHFPALTIISRARDVDHYIRLRQAGVEAPERETFEGALKSGRMALENLGLGAYEARERADLFRRFNTGMVEEMAAMAGSTATERAAVFKRTSAMLTEIINEDRNHLSLIQRHGWQGTEEGKHTGDPADEPESKPSV encoded by the coding sequence ATGGATAGCCATACGCTGATACAGGCGCTGATTTATCTCGGCGCGGCGGCGCTGATTGTGCCCGTGGCGGTACGCCTGGGGTTGGGCTCGGTTCTCGGCTACCTGATTGCGGGCTGCGTCATTGGGCCGTGGGGTTTTCGTCTGGTTACGGATGCAGAGGCGATTCTCCATTTCGCTGAAATCGGTGTTGTGCTGATGCTGTTTGTGATTGGTCTGGAGCTCGATCCGCAGCGCCTGTGGAAACTTCGCGCCTCGGTATTTGGCGGCGGGGCATTGCAGATGGTGGCCTGCGGCTTGCTGCTGGGCGGGTTCTGCATCCTGCTGGGAATGGACTGGAAAGTGGCTGAGCTCATCGGCATGACGCTGGCGCTCTCCTCGACGGCCATTGCCATGCAGGCGATGAACGAGCGAAACCTGACGGTCTCCCAGATGGGGCGCAGTGCATTCTCGGTGCTGCTGTTCCAGGATATAGCGGCGATTCCGCTGGTGGCGATGATCCCGTTGCTGGCGGCAAGCGGCTCCTCCACCACGCTGGGCGCGTTCGCGCTGTCGGCACTGAAGGTTGTAGGGGCGCTGGCACTGGTGGTCCTGCTGGGCCGCTACGTGACCCGTCCGCTGCTGCGTTTCGTCGCCCGCTCGGGTCTGCGCGAAGTATTCAGCGCCGTGGCACTGTTCCTGGTCTTTGGTTTTGGTTTGCTGCTGGAAGAAGCCGGGCTGTCGATGGCGATGGGGGCATTCCTTGCGGGCGTTCTGCTGGCAAGCTCTGAATACCGGCACGCGCTGGAAAGCGATATTGAGCCGTTCAAAGGGTTGCTGCTGGGACTGTTTTTCATCGGCGTGGGGATGTCCGTCGACTTTGGCACGCTGGTCACACACCCGCTGCGGATTATCATCCTGCTGGTCGGTTTCCTGGTCATTAAAATGGCAATGCTGTGGCTGATTGCGCAGCCATTAAATGTGCCGGGTAAACAGCGCAGCTGGTTTGCCGTACTGCTGGGGCAGGGGAGTGAATTTGCGTTCGTGGTCTTTGGCGCCGCGCAGATGGCAAACGTGCTGGATCCTGAGTGGGCAAAAGCGCTGACGCTGGCGGTCGCACTCTCGATGGCGGCAACGCCTGTTCTGCTGGTGGTGCTGACTCGCCTCGAAAAATCGGGTAGCGATCAGGAGCGCGAAGCCGATGAAATCGACGAGGAGCAGCCACGCGTGATCATCGCTGGTTTTGGTCGCTACGGACAGATCGTAGGGCGTTTGCTGCTGTCGAGTGGGGTGAAAATGGTCATCCTCGACCACGATCCCGACCATGTCGATACGCTGCGTAAATTTGATATGAAAGTGTTTTACGGTGATGCCACCCGTGTCGATCTGCTGGAATCCGCGGGGGCCGCAAAAGCGGAGGTGTTGATTAACGCCATTGACGATCCGGAGACCAGCATACAGATGGTGGAGCTGGTAAAAGAACATTTCCCGGCGCTGACGATCATTTCCCGCGCGCGCGATGTGGATCATTATATCCGACTACGTCAGGCAGGCGTTGAGGCACCCGAGCGTGAAACATTCGAAGGTGCGCTGAAATCCGGGCGTATGGCGCTCGAGAATCTGGGGCTCGGGGCGTATGAAGCGCGCGAACGTGCGGATCTGTTCCGCCGCTTTAACACCGGGATGGTGGAAGAGATGGCGGCTATGGCAGGCAGCACGGCCACGGAGCGGGCGGCGGTGTTTAAACGCACCAGTGCGATGCTGACGGAAATCATCAATGAGGACCGTAATCATCTGTCGCTGATCCAGCGTCATGGCTGGCAGGGCACGGAAGAGGGCAAGCATACCGGCGATCCGGCTGACGAGCCCGAGAGTAAACCTTCAGTGTGA
- the folA gene encoding type 3 dihydrofolate reductase: MISLIAALAVDRVIGMENAMPWNLPADLAWFKRTTLNKPVVMGRLTWESIGRPLPGRKNIVISSQPGTDDRVEWVKSVDEAIAACGDAEEIMVIGGGRVYEQFLPKAQKLYLTHIDAEVEGDTHFPDYDPDEWESVFSEFHDADAQNSHSYCFEILERR; this comes from the coding sequence ATGATCAGTCTGATTGCAGCGCTGGCGGTAGACCGCGTTATCGGTATGGAAAATGCCATGCCGTGGAACCTGCCTGCCGATCTCGCATGGTTTAAACGTACGACGTTAAACAAGCCGGTAGTGATGGGCCGCCTGACCTGGGAGTCGATTGGTCGTCCATTGCCGGGCCGTAAGAATATCGTTATCAGTAGCCAGCCGGGTACTGACGATCGCGTCGAATGGGTTAAGTCCGTAGATGAAGCGATTGCTGCCTGCGGTGATGCCGAAGAGATCATGGTGATCGGCGGTGGTCGTGTGTATGAGCAGTTCCTGCCTAAAGCGCAGAAGCTGTATCTGACCCACATTGATGCGGAAGTGGAAGGGGATACCCATTTCCCGGATTACGATCCGGACGAGTGGGAATCCGTATTCAGTGAATTCCACGACGCCGATGCGCAGAACTCCCACAGCTACTGCTTCGAGATTCTGGAACGTCGTTAA
- the apaH gene encoding bis(5'-nucleosyl)-tetraphosphatase (symmetrical) ApaH, producing the protein MSTYLIGDVHGCYDELIALLKQVDFTPGQDTLWLTGDLVARGPGSLEVLRFVKSLGDSVRMVLGNHDLHLLAVFAGISRNKPKDRLTPLLEAPDADDLINWLRRQPLLQVDEDKKLVMAHAGITPQWDLETAKTCARDVEAVLASDSYPFFLDAMYGDMPNHWSEELSGLARLRFITNAFTRMRFCFPNGQLDMYSKETPESAPAPLKPWFAIPGPVTTEYSIAFGHWAALEGKGMPEGIYGLDTGCCWGGELTCLRWEDKAYFVQPSNRQQDSGESEAVAS; encoded by the coding sequence ATGTCTACATATCTGATTGGCGACGTTCACGGTTGCTACGATGAACTGATCGCATTGTTAAAACAGGTCGACTTTACGCCAGGACAGGACACCCTCTGGCTGACGGGCGATTTAGTCGCGCGCGGCCCGGGCTCGCTTGAGGTTTTACGTTTCGTCAAATCGCTGGGCGACAGCGTGCGCATGGTGCTGGGTAATCACGATCTCCATCTGCTGGCCGTGTTTGCCGGGATCAGCCGCAACAAGCCTAAAGATCGCCTCACTCCGCTGCTGGAAGCGCCAGACGCGGACGATCTGATTAACTGGCTGCGCCGTCAGCCCTTGTTGCAGGTCGACGAGGATAAAAAACTGGTCATGGCCCATGCCGGGATCACCCCGCAATGGGATCTTGAGACGGCAAAAACCTGTGCGCGTGACGTAGAAGCGGTACTGGCGAGCGACTCGTATCCCTTCTTCCTGGATGCCATGTACGGCGATATGCCGAACCACTGGAGCGAAGAGCTCAGCGGTCTGGCCCGCCTGCGCTTTATCACCAATGCGTTCACCCGCATGCGATTCTGCTTCCCGAACGGGCAGCTGGACATGTATTCCAAGGAAACGCCGGAAAGCGCGCCTGCCCCCCTCAAACCGTGGTTTGCCATTCCGGGGCCGGTAACAACCGAATACAGCATAGCGTTTGGTCACTGGGCGGCACTGGAGGGCAAAGGCATGCCAGAGGGTATCTACGGTCTGGATACCGGCTGCTGCTGGGGAGGCGAGTTAACCTGCTTACGCTGGGAAGATAAAGCTTACTTCGTGCAGCCATCCAACCGACAGCAGGACTCAGGGGAGAGTGAGGCCGTCGCCTCCTGA
- the apaG gene encoding Co2+/Mg2+ efflux protein ApaG, with protein sequence MIDSPRVCVHVQSVYVESQSSPDEERFVFAYTVTIRNLGRMPVQLRGRYWLITNGNGREIEVQGEGVVGEQPHIAPGEEYQYTSGAVIETPLGTMQGHYEMVDVDGNVFRVAIPVFRLAVTTLIH encoded by the coding sequence ATGATTGATTCGCCCCGCGTATGTGTCCATGTACAAAGCGTCTATGTTGAATCGCAATCCTCACCCGATGAAGAGCGTTTTGTCTTTGCTTACACCGTGACCATTCGCAATCTGGGGCGGATGCCCGTGCAGCTGCGCGGGCGCTACTGGCTTATCACCAACGGCAATGGCCGCGAAATTGAAGTTCAGGGTGAAGGTGTCGTGGGCGAACAGCCCCACATCGCCCCTGGCGAAGAGTACCAGTACACCAGCGGTGCGGTGATTGAAACGCCGCTGGGTACCATGCAAGGCCATTACGAAATGGTCGACGTCGATGGCAATGTGTTCCGCGTTGCTATTCCTGTGTTCCGTCTCGCCGTAACCACACTCATTCATTAA